The following are encoded together in the Acidovorax sp. KKS102 genome:
- a CDS encoding PLP-dependent aminotransferase family protein, producing the protein MKRYERHADAIAQLIHSGALRPGDRVPSVREASRTRGISPSTVFEAYYLLEAQGLIHARPRSGYYVSTRLPGAAEARPAEPQPSQPAVTSTEVAISDLVFEVLGLARDRDLVPLGSAFPGLELFPLERLARCLASGMRKLDPWNIVQSLPPGDERLRQQIALRYGVHGMAVDVEEIIITNGAMEALNLCLEAVTQPGDVVVVESPTFYAALQALERLNLQALEIATHPRDGIDLTALAEALERQSSHKPHQPIKACWLMPSFQNPLGSLMPEGKKRELVALLARHGIPLIEDDVYGELHFGPQRPPPAKAFDTEGLVMHCSSFSKSLAPGYRVGWVAAGRQATAVQRLKLMTTLSAATPSQQALSEYLAQGGYDRHLRALRRSLEQQQAIALAAVAQHFPPSTRVSQPEGGYFLWVELPPQVNALELHRLALQQGISLAPGQIFSADQRFAHCVRINYGHPAQGRLEAALATVGQLATDLATAVP; encoded by the coding sequence ATGAAGCGCTACGAACGCCACGCTGACGCCATCGCCCAGCTCATCCACAGCGGCGCGCTGCGCCCCGGCGACCGCGTGCCCTCGGTGCGCGAGGCCAGCCGCACACGGGGCATCAGCCCGTCCACCGTGTTCGAGGCGTACTACCTGCTGGAGGCCCAGGGCCTGATCCACGCCCGCCCGCGCTCGGGCTACTACGTCAGCACCCGGCTGCCCGGCGCCGCCGAGGCCCGCCCGGCCGAGCCCCAGCCCTCCCAGCCCGCAGTCACCTCCACCGAGGTGGCTATCAGCGACCTGGTGTTCGAGGTGCTGGGTCTGGCGCGCGACCGCGACCTGGTGCCCTTAGGCTCGGCCTTTCCGGGGCTGGAGCTGTTTCCGCTGGAGCGCCTGGCGCGGTGCCTTGCCAGCGGCATGCGCAAGCTCGACCCGTGGAACATCGTGCAAAGCCTGCCACCCGGCGACGAACGCCTGCGCCAGCAGATCGCGCTGCGCTACGGCGTACACGGCATGGCGGTGGACGTGGAAGAAATCATCATCACCAACGGCGCCATGGAGGCCCTCAACCTCTGCCTGGAGGCCGTCACCCAGCCCGGCGACGTGGTGGTGGTCGAATCGCCCACCTTCTACGCCGCGCTGCAGGCACTGGAGCGGCTGAACCTGCAGGCGCTGGAAATCGCCACCCACCCGCGCGATGGCATTGACCTGACCGCGCTGGCCGAGGCGCTGGAGCGCCAGTCCTCGCACAAGCCCCACCAGCCCATCAAGGCCTGCTGGCTCATGCCCAGCTTTCAGAACCCCCTGGGCAGCCTGATGCCCGAGGGCAAAAAACGCGAACTGGTCGCCCTGCTCGCCCGCCACGGCATACCGCTGATCGAAGACGATGTGTATGGCGAGCTGCACTTTGGCCCCCAGCGGCCGCCGCCTGCCAAGGCGTTTGATACCGAGGGGCTGGTGATGCACTGCAGCTCGTTCAGCAAAAGCCTGGCGCCCGGCTACCGCGTGGGCTGGGTGGCAGCGGGCCGCCAAGCCACAGCGGTGCAGCGGCTCAAGCTGATGACCACGCTCTCGGCCGCCACGCCGTCGCAGCAGGCGTTGTCCGAATACCTGGCCCAGGGCGGCTACGACCGGCACCTGCGCGCCCTGCGCCGCAGCCTGGAACAACAACAGGCGATTGCCCTGGCGGCCGTGGCGCAGCACTTCCCGCCCAGCACCCGCGTGTCGCAGCCTGAGGGGGGGTACTTTTTGTGGGTGGAACTGCCACCCCAGGTGAATGCGCTGGAGCTGCACCGCCTGGCACTGCAGCAGGGCATCAGCCTGGCGCCGGGGCAGATCTTCTCGGCCGACCAGCGGTTTGCGCACTGCGTGCGCATCAACTACGGGCATCCGGCGCAGGGGCGGCTGGAGGCCGCGCTGGCCACCGTGGGCCAACTGGCCACGGATTTGGCGACAGCCGTTCCGTAG
- a CDS encoding MBL fold metallo-hydrolase has product MFRTTLIAATLAVAFTGAQAAQPLQVKVYNADGNSFNVNSTLVYGEKEAMVIDAGFTRADALRIAANVLDTGKELKTIYVSQADPDYYFGVETLKEIFPQADVVTTPAVLEKINAKLAGKLAFWGPKMGANAPRTPVLPKAIAGNTLSVDGQTVEIRGTTGLLAHRPYAWIPSIKAVVGTIGVFGTNSHVWTADTQTVAERSAWVAQLDEMAALQPTVVVPGHMPAGGALDAANISYTKVYLQAFEKNAAATKTSAELIEAMKKAYPAAPMGLSLDIGAKVNKGEMKW; this is encoded by the coding sequence ATGTTCCGCACCACCCTCATCGCCGCCACCCTTGCCGTTGCCTTCACCGGCGCCCAGGCCGCCCAGCCGCTGCAGGTCAAGGTCTACAACGCCGACGGCAACAGCTTCAACGTCAACTCCACGCTGGTCTATGGCGAGAAAGAAGCCATGGTCATCGACGCAGGCTTTACCCGTGCCGATGCGCTGCGCATTGCCGCCAACGTGCTCGACACCGGCAAGGAGCTGAAGACCATCTACGTGAGCCAGGCCGACCCCGACTATTACTTTGGCGTCGAGACGCTGAAAGAAATCTTCCCCCAAGCCGACGTGGTGACCACGCCCGCCGTGCTGGAGAAGATCAACGCTAAGCTCGCCGGCAAGCTCGCCTTCTGGGGCCCCAAGATGGGTGCCAACGCACCGCGCACGCCCGTGCTGCCCAAGGCGATTGCTGGCAACACGTTGAGCGTGGACGGCCAGACGGTCGAGATCCGTGGCACCACCGGCCTGCTGGCGCACCGCCCGTATGCGTGGATTCCGTCCATCAAGGCCGTGGTGGGCACCATCGGCGTGTTTGGCACCAACTCCCATGTGTGGACGGCCGACACCCAAACCGTGGCCGAGCGCAGCGCCTGGGTGGCCCAGCTCGACGAGATGGCAGCCCTGCAGCCCACCGTGGTGGTGCCCGGCCACATGCCCGCCGGCGGCGCGCTGGATGCCGCCAACATCAGCTACACCAAGGTCTACCTGCAAGCGTTTGAGAAGAACGCCGCCGCCACCAAGACCAGCGCCGAACTCATCGAGGCGATGAAAAAGGCCTACCCCGCAGCGCCCATGGGCCTGTCGCTGGACATCGGCGCCAAGGTCAACAAGGGCGAGATGAAGTGGTGA
- a CDS encoding LysR family transcriptional regulator, giving the protein MDRLTAMHVFAEVATSGSFSATADKLEMSRAMVTRYVGEMEQWLQARLLQRTTRSVTLTDAGEHALRRCQQMLALSQDLEEETATTTEGALRGQLRLTCSVSFAFAQMGAAIADFLAQHPQLKIDLDASEGSLNLVEKRIDLAIRISAEPDPLLIGRPLARCDSALVASPAYLAAHGVPKLPADLAQHRCLSYANFGKSVWQLTRGEVVERVGVSGHFSANEATTLMRAALAGGGIAMQPTYLVNPYLHSGELQAVLPQWDLPVMTIYALYPSRRHLSPAVRALLDFLVERFAGAPW; this is encoded by the coding sequence ATGGACCGCCTGACCGCCATGCATGTTTTTGCCGAAGTTGCCACCAGCGGCAGCTTCAGTGCCACGGCCGACAAACTGGAGATGTCGCGGGCCATGGTCACGCGCTACGTGGGCGAGATGGAGCAGTGGCTGCAGGCCCGCCTGCTGCAGCGCACCACCCGCAGCGTGACGCTGACCGATGCGGGCGAGCACGCGCTGCGCCGCTGCCAGCAGATGCTGGCGCTGTCGCAAGACCTGGAGGAAGAAACCGCTACCACCACCGAGGGCGCGTTGCGCGGGCAGCTGCGGCTGACCTGCAGCGTGTCGTTTGCGTTTGCGCAGATGGGCGCAGCGATTGCGGATTTTCTGGCGCAGCACCCGCAGCTCAAGATCGACCTGGACGCAAGCGAGGGATCATTGAACTTGGTCGAAAAGCGCATCGACCTGGCGATCCGCATCAGCGCCGAGCCCGACCCGCTGCTCATCGGCCGGCCGCTGGCGCGGTGCGATTCGGCGCTGGTGGCATCGCCCGCCTACCTGGCCGCGCACGGCGTGCCCAAGTTGCCTGCCGACCTGGCGCAGCACCGCTGCCTGAGCTATGCGAACTTTGGCAAAAGCGTGTGGCAGCTGACGCGCGGCGAGGTGGTGGAGCGCGTGGGCGTGAGCGGCCATTTCAGCGCCAACGAGGCCACCACGCTGATGCGCGCGGCGCTTGCGGGCGGCGGCATTGCGATGCAGCCGACGTATCTGGTCAACCCGTATCTGCACAGCGGCGAACTGCAGGCCGTGCTGCCACAGTGGGACTTGCCGGTGATGACGATCTATGCGCTGTACCCATCGCGCAGGCACTTGTCGCCTGCGGTGCGGGCGTTGCTGGACTTTTTGGTGGAGCGGTTTGCGGGGGCGCCGTGGTGA
- a CDS encoding tripartite tricarboxylate transporter substrate binding protein — MTPSSPRRALLATAAALALGALHAPAALAQAAGAYPAKAITFVVPFAAGSATDQLARALGQSITNDTKQPVVIDNKAGASGMIAASAVAKSAADGYSVLITTNTTHAANEHLYKKLSYDPVKDFAPVTGLGKGGQVLVVNASAPYKNVGELLAFAKKNPGKLSFGSGSSSSRMAGEMLKQLASVDILHVPYKSNPLAITDLLGGQIDLMITDTSTGVPQVKAGKLRALGYSTQKRSAQLPDVPTLDEAGVKGYDMGYWFAAYVPANTPAPVVARLNELLTAATKSAAAKSFYDNAGSEAWTTTPDELAKFQAAETQKWGKVIKAAGIEAE, encoded by the coding sequence ATGACCCCTTCATCCCCCCGCCGCGCTCTGCTCGCCACTGCCGCCGCACTGGCGCTGGGCGCATTGCACGCCCCAGCAGCCTTGGCCCAGGCGGCCGGTGCCTACCCGGCCAAGGCCATCACCTTTGTCGTGCCCTTTGCCGCAGGCAGCGCCACCGACCAGCTGGCGCGCGCGCTGGGCCAGTCCATCACCAACGATACCAAGCAGCCCGTGGTCATCGACAACAAGGCGGGTGCCAGCGGCATGATCGCGGCGTCGGCCGTGGCCAAGTCGGCGGCCGATGGCTACAGCGTGCTCATCACCACCAACACCACCCACGCCGCCAACGAGCACCTGTACAAAAAGCTCTCGTACGACCCGGTGAAGGACTTTGCGCCGGTGACCGGCCTGGGCAAGGGCGGCCAGGTGCTGGTGGTCAACGCCAGCGCACCGTACAAGAACGTGGGCGAGCTGCTGGCCTTTGCCAAGAAGAACCCTGGCAAGCTCAGCTTTGGCAGCGGCAGCTCATCGAGCCGCATGGCGGGCGAAATGCTCAAGCAGCTGGCGAGCGTGGACATCCTTCATGTGCCCTATAAGAGCAACCCGCTGGCCATCACCGACCTGCTGGGCGGGCAGATCGATTTGATGATCACCGACACCTCCACCGGCGTGCCGCAAGTCAAGGCGGGCAAGCTGCGTGCGCTGGGCTACTCCACGCAAAAGCGCAGCGCGCAATTGCCCGATGTGCCCACGCTGGATGAAGCGGGCGTGAAGGGCTACGACATGGGCTACTGGTTTGCGGCCTACGTGCCCGCCAACACACCCGCGCCCGTGGTGGCGCGCCTCAACGAGCTGCTGACGGCTGCTACCAAGAGCGCCGCTGCCAAGAGCTTCTACGACAACGCAGGCTCCGAAGCCTGGACCACCACGCCCGATGAACTCGCCAAGTTCCAGGCCGCCGAAACCCAGAAGTGGGGCAAGGTGATCAAGGCCGCTGGTATCGAGGCGGAGTGA
- a CDS encoding acyclic terpene utilization AtuA family protein: MPNDHKTKLLVGCAAGFSGDRTDAALPVVQALIASGQPAVLIFETLAERTLALAQLVRRTDPDAGYEPLLVDLLRPVLAQCLAHGVRIVSNFGAANPHGAARRIHALAAELGLARPRIAVLQGDDLSGPEYRALLQGALGSAMPTEPIVSANAYIGAQAIADALRAGADIVVCGRVADPSLVLGPALAHYGWALDDWDRLARATLAGHLLECGAQVSGGYFADPGYKDVAGLAHLGYPIAEIDADGHCTITKPPGTGGCITERTVKEQLLYELHDPAAYLTPDVVADITTARVTTVGADAVRLEGVQGHARPATLKVNVCFESGWFAEGEISYAGPRAEARARLAGEVLRERLQGLGPLRIDLIGVTSIFGDDTSRWQDDPAAGDAHNDNRDVRLRVALQHRDHASAQRLVREVTALYTCGPAGGGGVRTAMRPRLGTVSCLVPREAVAVRFEMVD; encoded by the coding sequence ATGCCGAACGACCATAAAACCAAGCTGCTGGTGGGCTGCGCCGCCGGCTTCTCGGGCGACCGCACCGACGCGGCCCTGCCCGTGGTGCAGGCGCTCATCGCCAGCGGCCAGCCCGCGGTGCTCATCTTCGAGACGCTGGCCGAGCGCACGCTGGCGCTGGCCCAGCTCGTGCGCCGCACTGACCCCGATGCCGGTTATGAACCCCTGCTGGTGGACCTGCTGCGCCCCGTGCTGGCGCAGTGCCTGGCGCACGGCGTGCGCATCGTCAGCAACTTTGGCGCGGCCAACCCGCACGGTGCCGCGCGCCGCATCCACGCCCTGGCGGCCGAGCTGGGTCTGGCCCGCCCGCGCATTGCAGTGCTGCAGGGCGACGACCTGAGCGGCCCCGAATACCGCGCGCTGCTGCAGGGTGCGCTGGGCAGCGCCATGCCCACCGAGCCCATCGTCAGCGCCAACGCCTACATCGGCGCACAGGCCATTGCCGATGCGCTGCGCGCGGGCGCCGACATCGTGGTCTGCGGCCGCGTGGCCGACCCCTCCCTGGTGCTGGGCCCCGCGCTGGCCCACTACGGCTGGGCGCTGGACGACTGGGACCGGCTGGCCCGCGCCACCCTGGCCGGGCATTTGCTCGAATGCGGCGCGCAGGTGTCGGGCGGCTACTTTGCCGACCCCGGCTACAAGGATGTGGCGGGCCTGGCGCACCTGGGCTACCCCATTGCCGAAATCGACGCCGACGGCCACTGCACCATCACCAAGCCCCCGGGCACAGGCGGCTGCATCACCGAACGCACGGTGAAGGAACAGCTGCTGTACGAGCTGCACGACCCGGCGGCGTACCTCACGCCCGATGTGGTGGCCGACATCACCACCGCCCGCGTGACCACGGTGGGCGCTGACGCGGTGCGGCTGGAGGGCGTGCAGGGCCATGCGCGGCCCGCCACGCTCAAGGTCAACGTGTGTTTTGAATCGGGCTGGTTTGCCGAGGGCGAAATCTCCTACGCCGGCCCGCGCGCTGAGGCCCGCGCCCGCCTGGCGGGCGAGGTGCTGCGCGAGCGCCTGCAGGGCCTGGGCCCGCTGCGCATCGACCTGATCGGCGTGACCAGCATCTTTGGCGACGACACCAGCCGCTGGCAGGACGACCCCGCAGCGGGCGATGCCCACAATGACAACCGCGATGTGCGCCTGCGCGTGGCCCTGCAGCACCGCGACCACGCCAGCGCCCAGCGCCTGGTGCGCGAGGTGACCGCGCTCTACACCTGCGGCCCCGCGGGCGGTGGTGGCGTGCGCACCGCCATGCGCCCACGCCTGGGCACGGTGTCGTGCCTGGTGCCGCGCGAGGCCGTGGCCGTGCGTTTTGAGATGGTGGATTGA
- a CDS encoding DsbA family protein has protein sequence MSSTPTVTVTYLFDPLCGWCYAAAPVLARLQATPGVQVVLAPTGLFAGPGARPMDAQFAGYAWANDQRIAQLTGQPFSQAYREQVLAQPAGRFDSGHATLALTAVAQTEPVRELEVLQAFQRARYVDGRDTTAPTVLADVLGTLGLHAAATLVRDPTDALRAAMLQRVAAARADMQALGAQGVPQLAVGDAATGRRVLGGQALYGNFDALLQQVTRA, from the coding sequence ATGTCCTCCACGCCCACCGTCACCGTGACGTACCTGTTCGACCCTCTGTGCGGCTGGTGCTACGCCGCCGCACCCGTGCTGGCCCGCTTGCAGGCCACGCCCGGCGTGCAGGTGGTGCTGGCGCCCACCGGCCTGTTTGCAGGCCCCGGCGCCCGGCCCATGGACGCGCAATTTGCCGGCTACGCCTGGGCCAACGACCAGCGCATCGCGCAGCTCACCGGCCAGCCATTCAGCCAGGCGTACCGCGAGCAGGTGCTGGCCCAACCCGCCGGGCGTTTTGACTCAGGCCACGCCACGCTGGCCCTCACCGCCGTGGCGCAGACCGAGCCCGTGCGCGAGCTGGAGGTATTGCAGGCCTTTCAGCGTGCACGCTACGTGGACGGGCGCGACACCACAGCGCCCACCGTGCTGGCCGATGTACTGGGCACCCTGGGCCTGCACGCCGCTGCAACCCTGGTGCGCGACCCCACCGACGCCCTGCGCGCCGCCATGCTGCAGCGCGTGGCCGCCGCCCGGGCCGACATGCAAGCCCTGGGCGCACAAGGCGTGCCACAACTCGCAGTGGGCGACGCCGCCACCGGCCGCCGCGTGCTGGGTGGTCAGGCCTTGTACGGCAACTTTGATGCGCTGTTGCAGCAGGTGACTCGGGCCTGA
- a CDS encoding sensor domain-containing diguanylate cyclase, with translation MDSAQFVSRYVPAMRSIVELRDTLHEVGREQALAEVAAAWQRLRVNALIGCCILALEVGVFITLRRRVLSPLLLSTRHMVELMRGQLNQQLPVIQRSDEIGELQAAVHALQASLQRTQELEAERQTLITELRQLSHRDHLTGLMNRRAFDDLAPAQLAQSERHRWPLALLLFDLDHFKRINDQHGHETGDQVLQHVAQIAQAQLRSGDLLARYGGEEFIALLPDCDDQAALSLAERMRQALQQQPLHLPDGSILNLSASFGLAVRSAGLQASLPDLFARADAALYAAKAKGRNQVQLAA, from the coding sequence ATGGATTCGGCTCAGTTTGTCTCCCGTTATGTCCCGGCGATGCGCAGCATCGTCGAGCTGCGCGACACGCTGCACGAGGTCGGCCGTGAACAGGCACTTGCGGAGGTGGCAGCAGCCTGGCAGCGGCTGCGCGTTAACGCGCTGATCGGCTGCTGTATCTTGGCGCTGGAGGTCGGCGTGTTCATCACGCTGCGTCGCCGTGTGCTGTCGCCGTTGCTGCTCAGCACCCGGCACATGGTGGAGCTGATGCGAGGCCAGCTGAACCAGCAGCTGCCCGTCATCCAGCGCAGCGACGAGATCGGCGAGCTGCAGGCCGCAGTACATGCATTGCAGGCCAGCCTGCAACGGACCCAGGAGCTGGAGGCCGAGCGCCAGACCCTGATCACCGAGCTGCGCCAGCTCAGCCACCGCGACCATCTGACCGGGCTCATGAACCGCCGCGCCTTTGACGATCTGGCGCCGGCCCAGCTGGCCCAGTCCGAACGCCACCGTTGGCCGCTGGCGCTGCTGCTGTTCGATTTAGACCATTTCAAGCGCATCAACGATCAGCATGGCCACGAGACCGGCGATCAGGTGCTGCAACATGTGGCACAAATCGCGCAGGCGCAGCTGCGCAGTGGCGATCTGCTGGCCCGCTATGGCGGCGAGGAGTTCATCGCGCTGTTGCCCGATTGCGATGACCAGGCGGCGCTGTCCCTGGCCGAGCGCATGCGTCAGGCCCTGCAGCAGCAGCCGCTGCACCTGCCCGATGGCAGCATATTGAACCTGAGCGCCAGCTTCGGTCTGGCGGTGCGGTCGGCCGGCCTCCAGGCCTCGCTGCCCGATCTCTTCGCACGCGCCGACGCCGCACTCTACGCGGCCAAGGCCAAAGGCCGCAACCAGGTGCAGTTGGCGGCCTGA